A single Lactuca sativa cultivar Salinas chromosome 8, Lsat_Salinas_v11, whole genome shotgun sequence DNA region contains:
- the LOC111880321 gene encoding ras-related protein Rab2BV — protein MASKIDHDYDYLLKIVLIGDSGVGKTNILSRFTRNEFFLESKATIGVEFATRTLQVEGKTIKAQIWDTAGQERYRAITSAYYRGAVGALLVYDITKKPTFDNVQRWLNELRNHADANIVVMMAGNKSDLEHLRAVDEQDGKSFAEKEGLSFLETSALESYNIEKAFQTVLTEIYHIISKKALATQEAVGGAPGKGTTINVGDSVSSSATTKSCCSS, from the exons ATGGCTAGCAAGATAGATCATGATTACGATTACTTACTCAAGATCGTCTTAATTGGCGACTCCGGCGTCGGAAAAACCAATATTTTGTCGAGGTTTACCAGGAACGAGTTCTTCCTAGAGTCCAAAGCCACCATTGGCGTCGAATTTGCTACCAGAACTCTCCAG GTTGAGGGAAAAACAATAAAGGCACAGATATGGGACACAGCAGGACAGGAAAGGTACAGAGCGATTACAAGTGCTTATTATCGAGGCGCAGTAGGAGCTCTTCTTGTGTACGACATTACTAAGAAGCCAACTTTTGATAATGTCCAGCGGTGGTTGAATGAGCTGAGAAACCACGCCGACGCCAATATCGTTGTAATGATGGCCGGAAACAAATCCGATCTGGAGCACCTCCGAGCAGTGGATGAACAAGATGGCAAATCATTTGCTGAAAAAGAAGGCCTTTCATTTCTCGAAACATCAGCACTTGAATCATATAACATCGAGAAAGCATTTCAAACTGTTTTGACCGAAATCTATCACATCATTAGCAAAAAAGCATTAGCAACGCAAGAAGCAGTCGGTGGTGCACCTGGAAAAGGGACCACCATTAATGTCGGTGACTCTGTCTCCTCATCTGCCACCACAAAGAGCTGTTGTTCATCTTGA
- the LOC111880322 gene encoding metal tolerance protein B-like encodes MEHHHIAIPIPVTDHHLPELEMVKASKLKKLCCDRCCYFSKQEHNVSDSEQRSRSTAKLSGLILFYIIAMAVEIIGGLKSNSLAVLSDAAHLLTDIGGFSISLVSVWASVGRATPHQSFGFSRIEVLGALLSVQMIWVISGYLIFEAIKRIVHKQSDVNGGLMFAISAFGFVINFIMVIWLGHDHAHDHGHGHDHDHDHGHDVNEEESSNLVESTSKGKSGRMNINIEGAYLHVISDMIQSIGVMIAGLVIWVKPDWLMVDLVCTLISSVFALATTLPMVKNIISILMESTPSEFDVVSLKKDLNSINGVDDVHDLHVWAITRGKIVLSCHVIIETNIDSNEILHKVKDLCEGRYGVHHVTAQIESLSL; translated from the coding sequence ATGGAACATCATCATATTGCAATTCCGATTCCAGTCACAGATCACCATCTCCCAGAACTGGAAATGGTAAAAGCTTCGAAGCTGAAAAAACTCTGTTGTGATCGTTGTTGCTATTTCTCCAAACAAGAACATAATGTTTCTGATTCAGAACAACGATCCAGATCTACAGCCAAGCTCTCTGGACTCATATTGTTTTACATAATCGCTATGGCAGTTGAGATTATCGGAGGTTTAAAATCAAATAGTTTAGCCGTTCTTTCAGATGCAGCTCATTTACTCACTGACATTGGTGGATTCTCAATCTCTCTGGTTTCTGTTTGGGCTTCAGTTGGGAGAGCAACTCCACATCAGTCATTTGGATTCAGTCGAATCGAGGTTTTGGGTGCTCTTTTATCTGTACAAATGATTTGGGTCATTTCTGGGTACTTGATCTTCGAAGCAATCAAAAGAATCGTTCATAAACAATCAGACGTGAATGGTGGATTGATGTTTGCCATTTCAGCTTTTGGTTTTGTAATCAACTTCATCATGGTCATCTGGCTAGGTCATGACCATGCTCATGATCATGGCCATGGTCATGATCATGATCATGATCATGGGCATGATGTGAATGAAGAAGAGAGTTCAAATCTGGTGGAGTCAACTTCTAAAGGAAAGAGTGGGAGAATGAACATAAACATTGAAGGGGCATATTTACATGTGATATCGGATATGATTCAATCGATTGGAGTGATGATAGCTGGATTGGTGATATGGGTGAAACCAGATTGGTTAATGGTTGATTTGGTTTGTACTTTGATCTCCTCTGTTTTTGCTCTAGCTACAACTCTACCAATGGTTAAAAACATAATTTCTATATTAATGGAGAGCACACCAAGTGAATTCGATGTTGTTAGTTTGAAAAAAGATTTAAACAGCATCAATGGAGTTGATGATGTTCATGATCTACATGTGTGGGCAATCACAAGGGGAAAAATAGTATTATCTTGTCATGTAATAATCGAAACAAATATCGATTCAAATGAAATTCTTCACAAAGTTAAAGATTTATGTGAAGGTAGATACGGAGTTCATCATGTAACTGCACAAATTGAATCTttatctttataa